One genomic region from Cydia strobilella chromosome 27, ilCydStro3.1, whole genome shotgun sequence encodes:
- the LOC134753459 gene encoding uncharacterized protein LOC134753459 codes for MEGKEQPGYLNVVKFQWFLEATRCASTAATPCVIARLPSEDTATTGIVGSVTCAATPTCTVRRCLEASFSVRAALDASSEVAHRPDEHGLRARSAVVGARPCTGLLSVLEHNLKPPPHKTTGLFLNSIVVLLSQRRRRRAPVHGVIERARAQSNTTTQSNITRKQVFPNSIVDLRALLIVPTYSCPVRTQRRGRRAPVHGVIERARAQSDTTSSQENSKTETAVPARDPRTCPDCYCVSDVVTQARRLINFIYYQTQNLIKSDTADIDQCTEMCQRMLADVKCPIPEPRSQAFPIPPRPDSLLRNSMPEKISSIDTGTSNSRSRFQSKRRNKKKMKKEKPCSDLRIAELGTSVEIANMALRKTSTKKVQSELKITENADEPEPETISMFTNVDSVTSHTSNEEYLDSECHDYRGSKELDRSIPDQILKYIVRHPCKFFKKKILERSSLISVIAGINNEKDYRSAYESLKMLFHDEVLDHQHNGYKKLYSTINKKNTPFKLGWLEADIPGDRKTSPCRHYHQCHSYRCMRKQVMRLAGPTKSTMDIFRTKLKKLVVPPFLKRISFQYNKAPAIVKPEVRIQSDNRLPKSSRTSKQSHEKRKHGSRLNMVFTQNVYH; via the exons ACGTGTGCAGCGACACCGACCTGCACGGTGCGGAGGTGTTTAGAGGCGTCATTTTCTGTGCGAGCTGCGCTAGACGCATCTTCAGAG GTTGCTCATCGGCCCGACGAGCACGGCCTGCGCGCACGCAGCGCCGTCGTCGGCGCGCGCCCGTGCACGGGGTTATTGAGCGTGCTCGAGCACAATCTAAAACCACCTCCTCACAAGACGACAGGTCTGTTTCTTAATAGTATAGTTGTTTTGCTCTCGCAGCGACGTCGTCGGCGAGCGCCCGTGCACGGGGTTATTGAACGTGCTCGAGCACAATCTAACACCACAACACAATCTAACATCACACGAAAACAGGTGTTTCCTAATAGTATAGTTGACCTGCGTGCACTcctaatagtacctacctatagctgTCCTGTGCGTACGCAGCGCCGTGGCCGGCGCGCGCCCGTGCACGGGGTTATTGAGCGTGCACGAGCACAATCTGACACCACCTCCTCACAAGAAAACAG CAAGACAGAGACCGCAGTGCCGGCGAGGGACCCTCGTACCTGCCCCGACTGCTACTGCGTTTCAGACGTCGTCACTCAAGCCCGTCGGCTCATCAATTTCATCTATTACCAGACGCAGAATCTCATCAAAAGCGATACAGCCG ATATCGACCAATGTACCGAAATGTGCCAACGTATGCTAGCAGATGTGAAGTGTCCGATACCAGAACCCAGGTCGCAAGCATTCCCGATACCTCCGCGACCCGACAGCCTCTTACG gAATTCGATGCCAGAGAAAATAAGCTCGATTGATACGGGCACATCTAACTCGCGGTCCCGCTTTCAATCCAAACGCAGGAACAAAAAGAAgatgaaaaaagaaaaaccgtGTAGCGATCTTAGGATAGCAG AACTCGGCACTTCCGTTGAGATCGCCAATATGGCTTTGAGAAAGACGTCTACAAAAAAAGTGCAATCTGA ATTAAAAATAACGGAGAATGCTGATGAACCGGAACCGGAAACCATTAGTATGTTCACCAACGTTGATTCTG tcacttctCACACAAGCAACGAAGAATATCTAGACTCGGAATGTCACGATTATCGAGGATCAAAGGAGTTGGACAG GAGTATTCCGGaccaaatacttaaatacattgttAGGCATCCTTGTAAATtct TCAAAAAGAAGATTCTAGAACGCAGTTCCCTCATTAGCGTGATCGCTGGTATTAATAACGAGAAAGA ttacagATCAGCCTACGAAAGTCTCAAAATGCTATTCCATGATGAAGTCTTGGACCACCAAC ATAATGGATACAAGAAACTTTATTCAActataaataagaaaaatactcCTTTCAAACTAGGGTG gctTGAAGCTGATATTCCTGGCGACCGTAAAACTTCCCC GTGTAGACACTATCACCAGTGCCACAGTTACCGGTGTATGAGAAAGCAGGTCATGCGTCTCGCCGGACCGACCAAGAGCAC aATGGACATCTTCCGAACAAAACTCAAGAAGTTGGTTGTGCCCCCGTTTTTAAAAAGAATATCCTTTCAAT ACAATAAGGCCCCAGCCATAGTGAAGCCCGAAGTCCGTATCCAGAGCGACAACCGACTACCCAAGTCGTCAAGGACCTCAAAACAGAGCCATGAGAAGAGGAAACACGGCTCACGGCTAAATATGGTCTTTACCCAAAACGTATACCATTGA
- the LOC134753566 gene encoding leucine-rich repeat neuronal protein 1-like produces the protein MKLSFSVWCLFLLFCLVRSQEAPSGVICTTCACADSRVDCANKDIRASFSVDEWKALETFRPTEIDLSRNRIATLSKLPALPVQNLTVSKSELEVIESGCFKHLRDTLVTLDLSNNKITTSSLDRRIFMTTLEGDKLLQFNKLTFLSLANNDIHSLPKDLFFTTGELTHLDLSGNPLAYIDTITLGTISDVTKLRNLSLSSCDLETLPEGIFRRLRRLQGLDLSGNRFTTVPATINEASNLQVLFLDKNPFETINDNTPFKTLIKLRELYIRRCSKLKSITAGALGGLESLSILHISYNPRLSTLEPKFLVWEDDDEVEKQPLIKELYLNNNNITEISAYYLDRWNLLAKGDFTNNPYDCDCDSQWMVDVLIPLLQDMVGCGEQMAYMTCKTPEPFRGLTYNQVLNSTRHLICMENLEQPVTDSAIMLGIMIGVFVTFPMVILVVLLWRRGIFTKCRKKVIEMEEEKDMF, from the exons AGGCGCCCTCCGGTGTGATTTGCACAACATGCGCGTGCGCAGACAGCCGCGTCGACTGCGCCAATAAGGATATCCGGGCATCTTTCTCCGTGGATGAGTGGAAAG CTCTAGAGACCTTCCGACCAACCGAGATTGACCTCAGTAGAAACCGCATAGCCACCCTCTCGAAGCTGCCAGCGCTCCCAGTGCAGAATCTAACGGTGTCAAAGAGTGAGCTCGAGGTGATAGAGTCTGGCTGTTTCAAGCATCTGAGAGATACTCTTGTTACTTTGGATTTGAGTAACAATAAGATAACTACGTCATCGTTGGATAGGAGGATTTTTatg ACTACATTGGAAGGAGATAAACTTCTCCAATTCAATAAACTAACATTCCTGAGCCTGGCCAACAATGACATCCACTCGCTTCCCAAAGACCTGTTCTTCACCACAGGAGAGTTAACACACCTTGACCTCAGCGGGAACCCACTGGCCTACATCGACACTATTACGTTGGGCACTATCAGTGATGTAACTAAGTTAAGG AACCTCTCCCTCAGTTCCTGCGACCTTGAGACGCTTCCCGAGGGTATATTCCGACGGCTGCGGCGGCTGCAGGGTTTAGACCTCAGTGGAAACAGGTTCACCACCGTGCCTGCCACCATTAATGAGGCTTCGAACCTTCAGGTCTTGTTCTTGGACAAAAACCCATTTGAGACTATTAATGACAATAC TCCCTTCAAAACGTTAATAAAACTTCGAGAGCTCTACATCCGGCGCTGCAGTAAGCTCAAATCCATCACCGCTGGTGCTCTCGGCGGCCTGGAGAGCCTCTCCATCCTCCACATCTCCTATAACCCTCGATTGAGCACTCTGGAACCCAAATTTTTAGTGTGGGAAGATGACGATGAGGTGGAGAAACAACCATTAATCAAAGAG CTATAcctcaacaacaacaacataactGAAATCAGCGCGTACTACCTCGACCGCTGGAACCTTCTGGCGAAAGGCGACTTCACCAACAACCCCTATGACTGCGACTGCGACAGCCAGTGGATGGTGGATGTGCTTATACCACTGCTGCAAGATATGGTTGGCTGCGGCGAGCAGATGGCCTACATGAC ATGTAAAACGCCGGAGCCGTTCCGTGGGCTGACCTATAATCAGGTCTTAAATTCGACAAGGCATCTCATCTGCATGGAGAACCTCGAGCAGCCAGTGACTGATTCCGCCATCATGCTGGGAATTATGATAG GAGTGTTTGTCACATTTCCGATGGTAATCTTAGTCGTGTTGCTTTGGAGGCGTGGAATCTTTACTAAATGCAGGAAGAAAGTCATAGAGATggaagaagaaaaagacatgttCTAg